Part of the Anomaloglossus baeobatrachus isolate aAnoBae1 chromosome 1, aAnoBae1.hap1, whole genome shotgun sequence genome, gcagtatggcggatggagcacgtttgggagtgcgcagtatggcggatggagcacgtttgggagtgcgcagcatagcgcatggagcacgtttgggagtgcgcagcatggcggatggaccacgtttgggagtgcgcagcatggcggatggaccacgtttgggagtgcgcagcatggtggatggagcacgtttgggagtgcgcagcatggcggatggagcacgtttgggagtgcgcagcatggcggatggagcacgtttgggagtgtgcagcatggcggatagagcacgatggggagtgcgcagcatggtggatggagcacgtttgggagtgcgcagcatgggggatgcagcacgatggggagtgcgcagtatggcggatggagcacgtttgctcagcctctctccttccagcctccctcagcatcagcctccccctcccagccttccccaagatcagcctctctgctcccagcctcctccagcacgccgtgctcctctgccgacactcacccacacccgatcgcatacactcacacacacaaccgatcgcatacactcacacacacaaccgatcgcatacactcacccacacaaccgatcgcatacactcacccacacccgatcgcatacactcacacacactcgatcgcatacactcacacacacccgatcgcatacactcacacacacagacactgacgaaatcgcacatacgcgctgatactcacaacatccggggatatcacatgcttctggccatgtgatcctccgtcaggtcctggaagctcacagcacagtatcgccgccgagaagcaagcgatatcccaggatgttgtgagtatgtggatgcgatgtgaggtgtgtgtgagggtgagtgtgatctgatgtgtgtgtatgtgtgtgtgtgtgtgctgttatgtgtgtgctgttatgtgtgtgtatgttccacagctgcaggaccttgatgtgtggatgcgatgtgatgtgtgtgtgaggtgtgtgtgagagtgagtgtgagccggtgtacactggtaactatgatacacatcgggtaactaagggaccttagttacccgatgtgtataatggttaccagctttcacggcctccgtgaatatcccagcatcgcaaggttatgtctggcgctgctgggatcgtgacggagccggtgtagaagcaagcgatatcccaggatgttgtgagtgtgtggatctgatgtgtgaggtgtgtgtgagagtgagtgtgatctgatgtgtgtgtatgtactcacctgggaatcggagctccgtgtcagttgggccagagcgagtgtgcattgcgtgaggggggcggggcctgcagagagccggggcgagaggccaatccgtgtgggggggcagggccatggcgagcccagcggccaatcagctttgtgtcaccgtaaggacacaatttcggagcatgacagacagacagacagacagacagacagacagacagatagacagacagacagacagacagacagaataaggcaattatatatatagattggccatcgaatattcgcgaatagtcgaatagcggcgacctatttggtaaatattcgcaaagccgaatatttgaggtattcgatcatccctataaaTTATCTTTCAAATCGGCCTCATTTACAAATACTATTATTGACCTGGTAAAATCCTGCCTCTGCTTAAATCAGTCTTTCTCAACTCCAGTCTTCAAggccatcaacagatcatgttttcaggttttccacaGTATATGACACGTGATGGATTTTCAAAATTTGGTCCCTATTACACaggaaataattctatcatctgTGCAACATGAAAGAAATCTTGAAAACCTggtctgttggtggcccttgaaaactggagttgaggaacactggcTTAGATGATGccattaaggggtacttcacacacagcgagatcgctactgagatcgctgctgagtcacggtttttgtgacgcagcagtgacctcattagcgatctcgctgtgtgtgacactgagcagcgatctggcccctgctgtgagatcgctgctcgttacacacagccctggttcgttttttattgttgctctcccgctgataagcacacatcgctgtgtgtgacagcaagagagcaacaatcctgaatgtgcagggagcaggagccggcatctgacagcctgcggtaagctgtaaccaaggtaaacatcgggtaaccaaggtggttacccgatatttaccttcgttaccagcctccgcagctctcacgctgccagtgccggctcctgctccctgcacacgctaagctaagcggtgtgcgctggtaactaaggtaaacatcgggtaaccatacccgatgtttaccttagttaccagtgtccgcagcttccagacgccggctctgtgcaagcgcagcgtcgcttgcacgtcgttgctggctgggggctggtcactggtcgctggtgagatctgcctgtttgacagctcaccagcgaccatgtagcgatgcagcagcgatcctgaccaggtcagatcactggtgggatcgctgctgcgtcgttaaagtgtgacggtaccctaaatccTGCATCTAATTACTGACCTCAGCGATGATGCCTTCACTGATGGTTAGAACTAATGATTAGCTGCAACACTCACGTATGCTTATTATCACAGGACAAATCAACGAGGTTACCTGTGACTACTGGAGTGGTGGAACTGGAGTTGTGGTGAATTTAccagaaaaataataattttattttatcATATCTTCTGCTACATTTTTTATTACATTCCCAGAAACTCCCTTAAGACATCTTATCTAATCTCTAGTTGCTTTGGACATCTTAATAAGTTTACTTTTCTGTCAAATCATCTTGTTACTTGAGTGTATAAAGTGTTCATTCTTCATTTCTAGTTTTGCAGATGTTTCAGCCTTACAGTGCATTCGAAAACCAagcaaataaataaattgaaaacaatgtaaaaaaaaaacatgaaatcaCTTTATTTTTTATTGGCTGTGATTCCACTCATAAAAGAACATTTGAACTGATATCATGCAATGAAGAGTAGCAGGCAAAATACGAATGAGATTTACATTCACAAAGTCTCTACATCTCCTCTGGTTGTCGCAGAGAAGATTGAAGCATGCATCTGATCTGAGTATATGAGCATTTAAATTACAAAATGATTTAGCTAATCACAAAATTATGGCTGAGCGGATAAACTTCTATGTGTGAAAACATTTTTGAAAGACTGATACCCAAACATTTTACTAACATAGAGAGGAAACACATATTAACGTAGCATACACAGAAGACATTACATTTAGTTCACATCAGCAGATCTGCAACGTTACGTGACAACAGGATTTCAGTAAGCTTGTTGAAAGAGACATGTAGAGCAGCCTTGTTATGTGTTACTCTGACACAGAAGGGGAAAAACACTAAACTAACACACAGTAAACGCAGACGGCGAAATTCCAGTGCAAATTAAACACATGATCTATTCTCTTTTACATATAGTAGCATTCAAAATTAATATTGCAGTCTGATTTTATATGGCTTTCTCTAAAGGTAGATgtaatttatgaaaaaaaaaaataataataaaataaaacaatgcCGCATTATTCTTCCTCATCTATCTCCTCTAAATATTTAGAGGTCAACTCCTTAGTAACTTAGCTTGTAACTGAAGGGGTTGCATTCCTATTTCTTTATTGGTGGTAGAACCGTAGACCTTGCGTAATTTAATGCACCACCTTCCATAGTTAGAAGACAAAAAAATTACAAAAGACTACCTCAATTACCTGAGATTAAACACATTTATGGACAAAAAGCAATGAAGGGTGACAGAGATATTCAGTGTTAGATGAACAAATGAACCAGGCTTCTCTTTGGTCTTGCAATAAAGCCTCACGTCACATTTGTTAAATAGGTTTATCAGACTAATAGATAGTTAATGTCATTATAACATATTTATCTATGTTAAAAAAGATATTTGTTTTTATATAGTTTAACATTTAAAATATATTCGTATATACTAGAAGTATTATGTTTCAAGCTATAATATTTAGATTGTTTACAGTTAACAGTGGTATCTTAcagtatatagaatatgattgTGCATTACAGTTGGGTTGGGTTTGGTTTACTCCCATATTACAGTCAATAGTTGCATCATTCATGCTTCTACTAAACTTAGATCATATTAAACTTCTGTATCAAGACTAATTTTGATAGAACTGCTAGGGGCAAGGTCTAGCGTGCCATCATACAAATGTTAAGATGTGACCTTATTATAGATGTGTAAAATTGGCTAATAGTGATAGTTCAGGTAGGAACATCTTTTGTCACAAGATTTTGATGTTTTATTCTTTAGTTTTAGTTTAACACAACGTATCTCTTAAGCTTAATTCAACTAAATTCAAGGCATCCCAACAGATAAGATTTGCAAAGTGGAAAAGTCCTAATGGCCATTGGGAAACCAAACAAACTAACTCACTAGATGCAGGTTGCAATGGTTTTCAACATTTTTGCTTAAGGATCATCAATGCAAAtttatctttttttaatttttttttcctttttattttttacattatatcTTAATGGGTACTCTCAAGCTTAGAGAATATACAATTATTATTCAGCAAAGCAAGAAATTATATTGTATTGCTTTGTATGCAGATGACATAATGAGCGTTAAATCCCTTCCAAAGAAAATCTTCAGCTAAATTTTATTATTTTAGATAATGTTGATATGTTGATGCATAATTTATATATTAAGATGCAGTCGTATATCTCTAAAACACTAAAAAAATACTTCCAACTATTAAAATGTGAATTATGGGTATAAATTGTTTGGAGGTTTGTGCTATCTTTGCTCTAGCAATTTTGAACTGTAAAGTATGACGTTGGAAAAGAAATTGAGTAACCGCTATTTTAAGTTTGTAGTAATTTAAGCATAATTTGAGATATATCAATATAAAATCCTACATTTAGAACATAGAAAATGTTATATATCACCACAGCACAGTCTAAATATTATGGTAAAGGCTGTTATACCGGTTTTTATGAAGTCCGAAGCATAGGAGTTTTACATGGTTCATTTTCTGAATTTTCTCTTACTGTTtgatgaaaatgaaaaataaatgttcCCTTACATCCTTATGATAATTTGCTCTTTTTCATGCCAGAACCAAATGTCAATATTGATCATTTTGTAGCTGGTCAGAAATTATATGTACTATTAACGGCAACACACTGACTCTCCCTGGCTAATAATGCATTGACATGATTGAAAATGTAAATTGTGGACACAACTGCCAGATTAAACATACAATTGTACTATGGCTTATAATAAAATTGCGTAGACTGCAGCTCATAACCTTGACATCCTTTGAGAGGTGTCTACTGTATGTAACTATGTAcaaaaggaaagaagaaaagaaagtggAGGGACTATAGTGAGCAAAGGTTTAGAGACGGGAGGGAGGGTAGCATGTGGCAATACTGAAATCTCCCTTTGAACAAGGGGAAATCCATTGCTTTTCTGTTTACAATTAAAACAGTCTGACAGTCTACTGTTTTTTTACTTCTTGAACATATCTTGAAGTGGCCCCGGTAGATATTTAATAACTGTGTCTAGAATgctttcttcttcctcctcttcttcatctccacatccagcaggtatgGCCTTCTTTGGACGTGTCAAGCTTCCTTCAGCATTAGCTTCCATTGCAGCTTGTGCTTcagcttctttctcctctttcttctttatgccatactgtggaaaagaaagcaaaatggaaaGGAAATAACTTAATTAATGTCACTAAAAACAAacaatatgtacagtatgtgtaatgGTTAAACTTAAGCAAATCGAAAAGAAAGTTTCCATATGAAACATGGTAATTTTAGATAGCATTGATCAAGTAAGAATAACAAAGAAAGAAAATGCATAAAATGACTAATAAGTGACTTCTTTCATTTTCTAACTTTAATGGGATGTCCAATTTAGAAGTTTCTGCTGAAAGAATCTGATCACAAGGTGATCACAACTATCTGTACTCTTTGTGGCAGGAATTGTTCAGTTCCTCTGGAGTGTCAACCCAAGGGAAATTAGGCATTGCATGGAGCATATTAAAATCAGCAAATTGATAGTGCAATGTTTAGATGCATCGGATTCTACCGGAAAAGAAGAACTCGCTTTCGAGTCCTTAACCATACAAATTTGTCCGGATTGCTCTAgaaattcatttttttaaaaatttcatTTGGTTGAAACACTGAAATCATTTTCACATTGTATTTTCAAATGTTATTGAAAAAATACAGTTTATAAAAAGCCACATCAAGAAAACAAAGCAAGTAATCCTGCCGGAATAATACAGTTCTCGTTTTTCATATAAATATAACCCGTTTTATAGCTTTAAGCATAAGCCATCGCTTCAAGCTACTGTATTTTGCAGAATATATTAGAGAATTCCAGATTGTCCATTTTTCCTTGCCACATCTTAATAGTTATTTTGTTGAGGTTAGAGATTTTCTATTCCCTTGGTTTGAGTTCTGAAGGAGAAGCAAACTTGCTAAATTGTAGCAGCAGTGTACTGCAACTTGTTAGCTATCCTTCATAGATGAACTGATGTATTTTATTGACAAACTAGATAGCTTGGAAATGTTTGACTTTAAGCTGTTCTGCAGTAAATAGAACAGAAAGAGAGATtttataaaacttaacctttaaaaaGTACTTTAAAATACATAGAGCACATCTCATAAAAGTATACAGTAACCCCACATTAAATTTAATATAGTCACTGAGTATAGAATTGGTGAGAAATGGCCTATGATAGCCCAACTATTTCAATAAGGCATTATTAGTTGATAGTGGTCTTCGATGCAAAGACCAAATAGTAGGATTCCAACTTATGGTCTCTAATAGCCAGGATAACTCACTTCTCAATTGTGCAAGATTATATGATGCTGGTCCTCAAGATGTTATAGACACAAAAATGTAATTGCACCAAATTTATATAATCCACACCTAGACACCATATGGGGTGAATAGGGTGTATACATAACATTATAGAGTTAAATATAAAGAGCAAAGATAGGTGCGCAGATATGACCAGGAATCAACTAAGATAATAGATTTTATCTCACCCAATCCTGTAGCAGTTATATGATCAGACCAATAGCATACCTTGAGACTTTCACAGCAATTTAAGACCTACATTATTGGCTTACAAGCTTGAGCTTTGTACCATACTTGAAAAATGTATTAGTTAGGGATTACTACACTTTTTAGGCAACATAAAACATTGAGGATAAACAGAATCCAACTCTAGCCTCAGATCAAATCAACCAGAACAAAGCAAACGTCACCCACATTCTCACTACCTTTACAAAGAATCTGGAAGATAGGAAACGCAAAAGTTCCTCTGTGATGTCAGGGATTATGAGAATATTCAAGTATGTTGTGCGTTGTATCTCACACAATCCTGGATTAGTTCTGCACTGTCAAAGCAAGTCACTTCTTATGGGAAAAAGGGGCTGCTACCTGATCCCTATCAAAACCCTGGCCATGCCCCTGTATTGACTCCTCCACTATCAAAGGTATTACCCAAGAGTAATACTTAAGTTAAATACCCATACCTCTTGGTCCCAATGCATCTATTCAATAATAAATGACTCATCAAGGAGTACATAATATATCCAGAAATATATATTGCATAATTAGGTCAAAATGCAGAGTGCGGCCTATCGAGAAGCCAGGATCAGAGTGTAATGCACATCACTCATAGCACGTGGGCATTTAATGACACAATCAGGCCCGATGAGGCTAACAAAATTCTTTCCAGAATGTTTTTATAATTGTTTCATAAACTTTAAATATTATAATGTTCATTTTATTAGAAGGGCTATACAGAGATCCTGAACTGGATGTTCAAAGTACACAAGCCTCATTATGTAGAACATGATGTATTTAATTATATATTCActttatattgtgaaatctggtcaCAGATCGACTTTAATGATTTAAAACGGAAATGCTGAGGTTATTTGCATCTAATATTATATCATAAACTATTCACTtttaatatgaaaaaaataatcaaCATTTGAGGAAGGATAAATACTTTTTAGAAAACAGTGATTACGGCTTTGTCTCTATTCTGTATCTGAAACAAATGGAGTGTACAATTTAAAGTTACCACATATTAAATTTACTATATGGAGCTGTTTAAAGCCTTAAACCCTATCtgccatttacatttttatttcataaatcaataagtaACTTTGGAATATATTCCAATCAGTCACCTTTGCTTCTTtcactgccagaattgatcagtcattatcaatattctcagatctgaggtcaaatctgtattcagtgaagaccttCCCATTAGtgagaggagatggcagctgttactgatgagattataTGATAATAGgaggaaagagctagaggcagagggaggagctagaggcagagcaggGGCTAGAGAATGAGTCCCGCCCTGCCTCCATCTTCTGGCTTCATATAATCTCATTGGTTACACTTTAAATGCCATGATGAAAAGTTATAGTCATTATAGCATGTAGATAGACAGAAGACTAGGGCTTCCTTTGTCACCCtataaatcagagtgaagagggggttaatgccgcgcatcagccaaaatgaagatgtagcacgttgatgttataaacgtattcttttattccatcggtctacgcgtttcgaggatatacctcttcttcaggaccagtgcatcaacatagtgatactatgttgatgcactggtcctgaagaagaggtatatcctcgaaacgcgtagaccgatggaataaaagaatacgtttcagccaaaatgaagatgtagcacgttgatgttataaacgtattcttttattccatcggtctacgcgtttcgaggatatacctcttcttcaggaccagtgcatcaacatagtgatactatgttgatgcactggtcctgaagaagaggtatatcctcgaaacgcgtagaccgatggaataaaaatatgtttataacatcaacgtgctacatcttgattttggctgatgcgcggcattaaccccctcttcactctgatttataGGGTGACAAAGGAAGCCCTAGTCTTCTGTCTATCTACATGCTATAATGACTATAACTTTTCATCATGGCATTTAAAGTGTAACCAATGAGATTATAGAAGAGGTAtatagaagaggtatatcctcgaaacacgtagaccgatggaataaaagaatacgtttataacatcaacgtgctacatcttcattttggctgatgcgcagcattaaccccctcttcactctgatttgtatgcacatccacgtggggctgcagcagacgccatcatcctatgctctatcagtggttgtgactatcacaaccttttcaggtgagtgtatttttcctgatctacctcactgatctgttggtattacactatcagtgctccttatttttcagtttatttgtCACCCTATGTAATTGCTGGGAGGTCTTGGTTACAAACATCCCAAGGCCTACTATGTCTGTATTCCTATGTATTGCTTGTCCATAAAAGTGACACCCATAAAGTATTTGGTAAATTACATATACTAAACATTTCATTGAGTAAACTGTAAAAAAGCTATTTAAAAAAGTGTTTACATCTTTAAAAAGTGTTTAATAAAAATTACTgaagtgaaaaaaatgaaaacagtGGTATTTTTTAAAATTTTCCCACAGAAAAAAATTTAAGTTAATGCATTGTTTATATATGAACCCAAATTGTTCAATTAAGAAACATGAATCACCCCAGAAAAACAAGCTCTGAAGACTGATGGATTGCAAAAATACTGAGACAAATGTAATATTATAATTAAGACGGCAAATCCatgtaataaaaaaaacattttacaacaTCAAAATTAGATGAAAAACCagtaaggctcccttcacacgtcagtgattctggtacatatgtttttATACTTACCAGAATCACAGATATGCattgacccattaaaatcaatgggtctgcgcagtgATTTTACACAGACGTGTTTCCATGTGAAACAAGTCTGTTTTTCACCAGCATCACTGATGTCCtacagaccacacagtggtgtgatccatgtaatacgtaccagaaaatcacatacatttaaaataaaaagctttttaaactcacccatctccagtgATACTCTCTTCAGTcgttgctgtctcctgcttctaggccagctaattatgctcatacatatgcactgcacagccaacccggaagtagctgcagaggggagccagcagcggctggagacagcagcacaggAGATATCAGCGCCACGGACAGCAGCGGCGTGGTGAGTATaaatgcctgatctccatgtatcatcacggataacacacagagatcacatgtGTGCCCAAATCATGGCACATGGAAGGACATACATATCTTTAAAATGTCAGTGAAAACgtttgtttttcactgacgtgtgaaagaggcctaaaaaggTTTGAAAACATGTGACAAATCAGAATTGTGTACAGAACCATTCCTCCTGTAAATGTTTTGAGTGGCTGCATTCTTTATTTTATCCTCGTTAGGCCTATTAATGCAGTTACAGTTTCCATTGTCTCCCACTGATTAGTTTAGGGGTATATATGGCATGTGATTTAATGTCCTTTCATCTCATTCCTAAAAAGAGGTTGTCAATTACTATAATTACAAGTTATGAAATATCCACAGGTGAGGTATTAAGTGTCTTGTCAAGATGGGTCTAACACTATGACCCCACCAATCACAAGAATTGGGGTCCAGTGCCCCACATTTGAATGGAAGAGCAGTTGGTTTATACAAACTGCTGCAccattcattatctatgggacTTACGGAGACCGCCAAGTACAGCACTAGACTATTTTTGTGCTTCCATTGTCAATGAATGAAGCATCACTGTGCATGCAAATGAGATCCCTAGTGATTAGACATTTATTAATTATACTATAGATTATACTTGGAGAACCCCTGTGAAGAATTAATTTACATGCAGCATATTTTCAGCAGGATGACATTTGTTCGCCAACAAAAAAGCTTTCAGATAAATGGAACTAATTTTCATTCATTATAAATGTCTTCAATAAACCTGCTGTATGTGAATCCACCATTAAAGATAAACTTTTACCTCTTCTGACATGTCTGTTTTAGTTAATACTCTCCATGACGATTTAGAGAACTTCAACTCAAAACTTTGTGTAGGTAA contains:
- the CPLX1 gene encoding complexin-1 isoform X2, which produces MGKMLGGDEEKDPDAQKKMEEQQEALRQQEEERKAKYAKMEAERETMRQGIRDKYGIKKKEEKEAEAQAAMEANAEGSLTRPKKAIPAGCGDEEEEEEESILDTVIKYLPGPLQDMFKK